In one Gossypium hirsutum isolate 1008001.06 chromosome D09, Gossypium_hirsutum_v2.1, whole genome shotgun sequence genomic region, the following are encoded:
- the LOC107929130 gene encoding pentatricopeptide repeat-containing protein At5g43790, whose translation MNSSNPIFNHITLNYLSKCQTLSSLKQVHAQMVTTGLTHHTYPLSKLLYLSATLALPHALTIFNQIPNPTIFLYNSLISSVLSSTNRKCETQLAFSLYERVLWDKTIRPNSHTYPSLFKACGSHLHGLALHAHVLKFLGLAYDDFVQTSLLNFYAKYGKLGVARCLFDQIRSPDLATWNSMLSAYGSGVTSEEEDTSVSMEALCLFTEMQKNPLVKPNEVTLVALVSACANLGAFCQGIWAHVYVLKYNIKLNYYVGTALIDMYSKCGCLDLAYQVFDELPERDILCYNAMIGGFGIHGYGHKALQLFEKMKFQRLVPDDVTFVVTMCACSHVGLVDEGCKVFESINEDYGKEPKLEHYGCLIDLLGRAGRVQEAEEKLKGMPMKPNAILWRSLLGAARVHGNLQVGEIALKHLLELEPETSGNYVLLSNMYASINRWEDVKRVRKLMKDHGINKMPGSSLVEVNGAMHQFLIGDKTHLWSKRIYSKLEEVGKRLQQYGHKPRTKEVLFDIDEEEKEHALTYHSERDYW comes from the exons ATGAATTCATCAAATCCAATCTTCAATCACATAACCTTAAATTACTTATCAAAATGCCAGACCCTAAGCTCTCTGAAGCAAGTCCATGCCCAAATGGTAACCACAGGCCTCACTCACCACACTTACCCTCTCAGCAAGCTCCTCTATTTATCCGCCACTTTAGCCTTACCTCATGCCCTCACAATCTTTAACCAAATCCCAAACCCAACAATTTTCCTTTACAACAGTCTCATTTCCTCAGTACTATCATCAACCAACCGAAAATGTGAAACCCAACTTGCTTTTTCCTTGTATGAAAGAGTTCTTTGGGATAAAACAATTAGACCCAATTCCCACACTTACCCTTCTCTTTTCAAGGCTTGTGGTTCTCATCTCCATGGTCTAGCTCTACATGCCCATGTGTTAAAATTCCTTGGACTTGCATATGATGATTTTGTCCAAACCTCATTGCTTAATTTCTATGCCAAGTATGGCAAATTGGGTGTGGCTAGATGTTTGTTTGATCAAATTAGGAGCCCAGATTTAGCTACTTGGAATTCAATGTTATCCGCTTATGGTAGTGGTGTTACTAGTGAGGAGGAGGACACTAGTGTATCAATggaggctttatgcctattcacTGAGATGCAGAAAAACCCTTTAGTTAAGCCAAATGAAGTTACGTTGGTAGCTTTAGTTAGTGCTTGTGCTAATTTAGGTGCTTTTTGTCAAGGTATATGGGCGCATGTTTATGTGTTGAAGTACAatattaagttaaattattatGTGGGTACTGCTTTGATAGATATGTACTCAAAATGTGGGTGTTTGGACTTGGCATATCAGGTGTTTGATGAATTGCCTGAAAGagatatattatgttataatgcAATGATTGGTGGATTTGGTATTCATGGTTATGGTCACAAGGCACTTCAACTTTTTGAGAAAATGAAGTTTCAAAGGTTAGTGCCTGATGATGTGACATTTGTTGTTACAATGTGTGCTTGCTCACATGTTGGGTTAGTAGACGAGGGTTGCAAGGTTTTTGAGTCAATAAATGAAGATTATGGTAAGGAGCCAAAGCTTGAACATTATGGGTGCTTGATAGACCTTTTAGGTAGAGCTGGGAGGGTTCAAGAAGCTGAAGAAAAGCTCAAGGGAATGCCAATGAAACCCAATGCCATTTTATGGAGGTCTTTACTTGGGGCAGCAAGGGTTCATGGTAATTTACAAGTTGGGGAAATTGCATTGAAGCATTTACTAGAACTTGAGCCAGAAACTAGTGGGAACTATGTGCTTTTATCAAATATGTATGCAAGCATTAATAGATGGGAAGATGTTAAAAGAGTGAGGAAATTAATGAAGGATCATGGGATTAATAAAATGCCAGGTAGTAGCTTAGTTGAAGTTAATGGTGCCATGCATCAATTCCTGATCGGAGACAAAACTCACCTGTGGTCGAAACGAATTTATTCGAAGCTCGAAGAAGTTGGCAAAAGGTTACAGCAATATGGTCATAAGCCTAGAACTAAAGAAGTGTTGTTTGACATAGATGAGGAGGAAAAAGAACATGCACTTACTTACCATAGTGAAAG GGACTATTGGTGA
- the LOC107929131 gene encoding ATP-sulfurylase 3, chloroplastic, which translates to MASTIFIQPSFTSKSLNKSLNTHFVPSFKLPGLVSFKPRTVSQLSVRAGLIEPDGGKLVDLHVAEPERGLKKREAALLPRVKLTRIDLQWVHVLSEGWASPLTGFMRESEFLQTLHFNSLRLGDGSFVNMSVPIVLAIDDSQKERIAESKRVTLVDSDDNPVAILNNIEIYKHPKEERIARTWGTTAPGLPYVEETITKAGNWLIGGDLEVIEPIKYHDGLNRFRLSPVELRQEFEKRNADAVFAFQLRNPVHNGHALLMTDTRRRLLEMGYKNPILLLHPLGGYTKADDVPLSWRMKQHEKVLEDGVLDPETTVVSIFPSPMHYAGPTEVQWHAKARINAGANFYIVGRDPAGMGHPIEKRDLYDADHGKKVLSMAPGLERLNILPFRVAAYDKTQSKMAFFDPSRAQDFLFISGTKMRALAKNKENPPDGFMCPGGWKVLVKYYDSLTPSDNGRIHEAVPA; encoded by the exons ATGGCTTCCACCATTTTCATCCAACCTTCGTTTACGTCAAAGTCTTTGAATAAATCCCTGAATACCCATTTCGTCCCTTCCTTCAAACTCCCCGGTTTGGTCTCTTTCAAGCCCCGAACGGTTTCCCAGTTGTCGGTTCGAGCCGGGTTGATCGAGCCGGACGGTGGGAAGCTCGTGGACCTCCACGTGGCGGAGCCGGAGCGGGGGTTGAAGAAGCGAGAAGCGGCTCTGTTGCCCAGGGTGAAGCTGACCAGGATCGACTTGCAATGGGTCCATGTTTTGAGTGAGGGCTGGGCAAGCCCCCTCACCGGGTTCATGAGAGAATCCGAGTTCCTCCAAACTCTTCATTTTAATTCGCTCCGACTCGGCGATGGTTCTTTCGTCAACATGTCGGTGCCGATTGTGTTGGCGATTGATGATTCTCAAAAGGAGAGGATCGCTGAGTCCAAAAGAGTCACGCTCGTTGACTCGGATGATAACCCCGTCGCGATCCTCAACAA CATTGAGATTTATAAGCACCCGAAGGAAGAAAGGATAGCGAGGACATGGGGAACTACTGCCCCTGGATTGCCATATGTTGAGGAAACTATAACAAAAGCTGGAAATTGGCTCATTGGAGGTGATTTGGAGGTTATAGAGCCGATCAAGTACCATGATGGTCTCAATCGTTTTCGGCTTTCACCTGTTGAGTTACGTCAAGAGTTTGAAAAACGCAATGCTGATGCTGTGTTTGCATTCCAGCTCAGAAATCCTGTTCACAATGGTCATGCTTTGCTAATGACCGATACTCGTCGTAGGCTTCTTGAGATGGGGTACAAGAACCCCATACTTTTGCTTCATCCATTGGGAGGCTACACGAAGGCAGATGATGTTCCACTTAGTTGGCGAATGAAACAACACGAGAAG GTGCTCGAGGACGGTGTTCTCGATCCTGAAACAACAGTGGTCTCTATATTCCCATCTCCTATGCACTATGCTGGCCCAACTGAAGTGCAGTGGCATGCTAAAGCTCGGATCAATGCAGGGGCTAATTTTTATATCGTTGGTAGAGACCCAGCTGGCATGGGCCATCCCATTGAGAAGAGAGACCTGTATGATGCCGATCACGGGAAAAAGGTCTTGAGCATGGCGCCTGGACTCGAGCGGCTGAACATCCTTCCGTTCAGG GTTGCCGCGTACGATAAGACCCAAAGCAAAATGGCTTTCTTCGATCCCTCGAGAGCTCAAGACTTCCTCTTCATATCAGGCACCAAG ATGCGAGCTCTTGCGAAGAACAAAGAGAACCCTCCAGACGGATTCATGTGCCCTGGCGGTTGGAAAGTGTTGGTCAAATACTACGACAGCTTGACACCATCCGACAACGGAAGGATCCATGAAGCCGTTCCGGCTTAG
- the LOC107929177 gene encoding LOW QUALITY PROTEIN: putative calcium-transporting ATPase 13, plasma membrane-type (The sequence of the model RefSeq protein was modified relative to this genomic sequence to represent the inferred CDS: substituted 1 base at 1 genomic stop codon), with the protein MTTILQSNLLCFEYTIQVPSATFTKSRKKWHSLFATIYCSRKFSSLITKTATANDEARVVHRSPSHVSLAVMQENSPFRIDQPTLIELVKEKKIEKLRKHGGVDGVASGLGTDTQVGVSGSAEDIERRREAFGSNTYKKPPTKGFFHFVVEAFKDLTIMILLGCAALSLGFGIKEHGLKDGWYDGGSIFVAVFLVIAVSAVSNYRQDRQFDKLSKVSNNIQVDVVRGGRRQQISIFDIVVGDIVCLXIGDQVPADGLFIDGHSLQIDESSMTGESDHVEVNGNQNPFLLSGTKVADGYARMLVTSVGMNTTWGQMMCQISRDTNDETPLQARLNKLTSSIGKVGLAVAFLVLVVLLVRYFTGHTTDENGNREFNGSKTKSDDIINAVVGIVAAAVTIVVVAIPEGLPLAVTLTLAYSMKRMMADQAMVRKLSACETMGSATTICTDKTGTLTLNRMKVTKFWLGQESMEEGASSISPFVVDLIHQGVALNTTGSVYRASPGTEYEFSGSPTEKAILSWAVVELKMDMEKTKKCYAVLQVEAFNSQKKRSGVLIGRNDDDTVHVHWKGAAEMILALCSSYYDASGVEKDLDDDERTKLEQIIQGMAASSLRCIAFAHKQVPEEEYQNLKEQKKLKEDNLTLLGLVGIKDPCRPGVKKAVEDCQYAGVNIKMITGDNVFTARAIATECGILKPGQDLSSGAVVEGEEFRNYTPHERMEKVEKIQVMARSSPFDKLLMVQCLKQKGHVVAVTGDGTNDAPALKEADIGLSMGIQGTEVAKESSDIVILDDNFASVATVLRWGRCVYTNIQKFIQFQLTVNVAALCINFVAAVSAGEVPLTAVQLLWVNLIMDTLGALALATERPTKELMEKPPVGRTEPLITNIMWRNLLAQALYQIAVLLTLQFSGESIFGVTEKVNDTLIFNIFVFCQVFNEFNARKLEKKNVFEGIHKNKLFIGIIGVTILLQVVMVEFLKRFADTERLTWGQWGACIAVAAVSWPLGWVVKCLPVPQKPIFSYLKWRK; encoded by the coding sequence ATGACTACCATTCTTCAATCGAATTTGCTTTGTTTTGAATATACAATCCAAGTCCCTTCGGCCACCTTTACTAAATCCAGAAAGAAATGGCACTCCCTTTTCGCTACCATCTATTGTTCTAGAAAGTTTTCTTCTCTTATCACCAAAACCGCAACCGCCAATGATGAAGCCAGAGTCGTTCATCGATCGCCGTCTCATGTTTCGCTCGCTGTCATGCAAGAAAACAGTCCCTTCCGAATTGATCAACCAACTCTCATTGAGCTGGTGAAGGAGAAAAAGATTGAGAAGTTACGGAAACATGGTGGGGTTGATGGTGTGGCTTCTGGTCTTGGGACCGACACTCAGGTCGGTGTCTCAGGTAGTGCCGAGGACATTGAGCGTCGACGAGAGGCGTTCGGTTCCAATACGTATAAGAAACCGCCAACCAAGGGATTTTTTCATTTTGTGGTTGAAGCATTTAAAGACCTTACTATAATGATTCTTTTAGGGTGTGCAGCTCTTTCACTTGGGTTTGGAATCAAAGAACATGGCCTCAAAGACGGTTGGTATGATGGTGGAAGCATTTTCGTAGCTGTGTTTCTTGTCATTGCTGTTTCTGCTGTAAGTAACTATAGGCAGGACAGACAATTCGACAAGTTATCGAAAGTCAGCAACAATATTCAGGTTGATGTTGTCAGAGGAGGTCGGCGACAACAGATTTCTATATTTGATATCGTTGTTGGAGACATTGTGTGCCTATAGATCGGAGATCAGGTTCCGGCCGATGGGTTGTTCATAGATGGCCATTCACTGCAAATTGATGAATCGAGCATGACTGGGGAAAGTGATCATGTTGAGGTTAATGGCAACCAAAATCCATTCTTATTGTCAGGGACGAAGGTGGCTGATGGATACGCTCGGATGCTTGTTACTTCGGTTGGCATGAACACAACATGGGGCCAAATGATGTGCCAAATCAGCCGTGACACCAACGATGAAACACCTTTACAAGCACGTTTAAACAAGCTGACCTCATCAATTGGTAAAGTTGGCTTAGCTGTTGCTTTCTTGGTTCTTGTCGTGTTGTTGGTCCGTTACTTCACAGGGCATACAACGGATGAGAACGGAAACCGGGAGTTCAATGGAAGCAAGACAAAGAGTGATGATATCATAAATGCTGTTGTGGGAATTGTAGCTGCCGCTGTTACCATTGTTGTCGTTGCAATTCCAGAAGGACTACCATTGGCTGTGACACTGACTTTGGCTTATTCGATGAAGAGAATGATGGCAGATCAAGCAATGGTGAGAAAGCTCTCTGCCTGTGAAACAATGGGCTCTGCCACCACAATTTGTACAGACAAAACAGGTACTCTCACACTCAACCGAATGAAAGTTACGAAGTTTTGGCTCGGTCAGGAATCCATGGAAGAGGGAGCTTCCTCAATTTCTCCATTTGTTGTTGATTTGATCCATCAAGGTGTTGCTTTAAACACTACTGGCAGTGTTTATAGAGCTTCTCCAGGAACAGAATATGAATTCTCAGGTAGTCCTACAGAAAAAGCAATCCTTTCATGGGCTGTGGTGGAATTGAAGATGGATATGGAGAAAACGAAGAAATGTTATGCAGTACTTCAAGTTGAAGCCTTCAATTCTCAGAAAAAAAGAAGTGGTGTTTTGATTGGAAGGAATGATGATGACACTGTCCATGTTCACTGGAAAGGAGCTGCTGAGATGATTCTAGCACTGTGTTCAAGCTACTACGATGCTTCAGGAGTTGAAAAAGATCTCGATGATGACGAAAGGACGAAATTAGAGCAAATTATTCAAGGCATGGCAGCCAGCAGCCTCAGGTGCATTGCTTTTGCCCATAAACAAGTTCCAGAAGAAGAGTACCAAAATTTAAAGGAGCAGAAAAAGCTTAAAGAAGACAACTTGACCCTGTTAGGATTGGTGGGTATAAAGGATCCATGCAGACCTGGAGTGAAGAAAGCAGTGGAAGATTGCCAATATGCTGGAGTAAACATCAAAATGATCACTGGTGACAATGTTTTCACTGCAAGAGCCATAGCTACCGAATGTGGGATTCTGAAGCCAGGTCAGGACTTGTCTAGTGGTGCAGTCGTAGAAGGTGAGGAATTCAGAAACTATACACCACATGAAAGGATGGAGAAAGTCGAGAAAATCCAAGTCATGGCAAGATCCTCTCCCTTTGATAAACTTCTCATGGTGCAATGCTTGAAACAGAAAGGGCATGTAGTTGCAGTCACTGGGGATGGCACAAATGATGCACCAGCACTCAAGGAAGCAGATATTGGTCTATCAATGGGAATTCAAGGCACTGAAGTTGCGAAAGAGAGTTCGGATATCGTCATCTTGGACGATAATTTCGCTTCGGTTGCCACAGTCTTGAGGTGGGGAAGATGCGTTTATACCAACATCCAGAAATTCATTCAATTCCAGCTCACAGTTAATGTAGCAGCACTTTGTATCAACTTCGTAGCAGCAGTATCAGCAGGTGAAGTCCCTCTAACAGCAGTCCAGTTATTATGGGTGAACTTAATTATGGACACATTAGGTGCTTTGGCTCTAGCCACGGAGCGGCCTACAAAGGAGTTGATGGAGAAACCACCCGTCGGTCGAACTGAGCCACTTATCACAAACATCATGTGGAGGAACCTACTAGCTCAAGCTCTATACCAAATAGCCGTACTCCTTACCTTACAATTCAGCGGTGAATCAATCTTCGGGGTGACAGAGAAGGTAAACGACACATTGATCTTCAATATTTTCGTATTTTGCCAAGTCTTCAACGAATTCAACGCAAGGAAGTTGGAGAAGAAGAACGTATTCGAGGGTATACACAAGAACAAGCTGTTCATAGGAATCATCGGGGTAACCATTCTTCTTCAAGTGGTGATGGTAGAGTTTCTGAAACGGTTTGCAGATACAGAGAGGTTGACTTGGGGGCAATGGGGAGCATGCATAGCCGTTGCAGCTGTTTCTTGGCCACTTGGTTGGGTTGTCAAGTGCTTACCTGTTCCacagaaacccattttcagctATCTCAAATGGAGGAAATAG
- the LOC107929031 gene encoding calmodulin-like protein 11: MGDILTQEQIVEFKEAFNFFDKDGDGCITVEELATVIKSLDQNPSEEELQDMINEVDADGNGTIEFSEFLNLMAKKMQETDAEEELKEAFRVFDKDLNGYISASELRNVMMNLGEKLSDEEVEQMIKEADLDGDGQVNYEEFVKMMTTVG, from the exons ATGGGTGATATACTAACTCAAGAACAGATTGTTGAGTTCAAAGAAgccttcaatttctttgacaaagaTGGAGATG GTTGCATTACAGTGGAAGAATTGGCAACAGTGATAAAATCCCTTGATCAAAATCCCTCTGAAGAAGAGCTTCAAGATATGATTAATGAAGTTGATGCTGATGGTAATGGAACTATTGAGTTCTCTGAGTTCCTGAACTTAATGGCCAAGAAAATGCAG GAAACTGATGCAGAAGAGGAGCTTAAAGAGGCTTTCAGGGTTTTTGACAAAGATCTAAATGGCTATATTTCAGCTTCtgag CTGAGAAATGTGATGATGAACTTGGGTGAGAAATTAAGTGATGAAGAGGTTGAGCAGATGATCAAAGAAGCCGATTTGGACGGTGATGGTCAAGTCAACTATGAAGAGTTTGTCAAAATGATGACGACCGTTGGATGA
- the LOC107929148 gene encoding uncharacterized protein → MASLSRATLRASTPLPPDHHKRALIAAPKSVYQRIFRRSRTSLTVVRAVDGDNSYLGMWRKAVEREKKKAEFQKLTQNLAKTDDDSGGGNDEKEEVIEKKSKEFQKILETPKEERDQIQRMQVIDRAAAAIAAARSLIGNKDSSRKDDSNNKNRNSVRVQEDGKQGGSIFVTRPENSGNGTPGPDFWSWTPPSSNDQISDEVDGMQAARQTSEYPISSNPVLEKERSVGFLSIPFESKAYETTRNLPPFQSLLDVDKTKASEVDVEEISLKEERDLEVEFSAHAAEAADALHKAKELSSQGVNQDGTRWWIETGIEQRPDGVICRWTMIRGVSADQAVEWQEKYWEASDEFDYKELGSEKSGRDVFGNVWSEKWRESMLQDSGLVHLEKTADKWGKNANGEEWQEKWWEHYDASGKSEKWADKWCSIDPNTPLEAGHAHVWHERWGEQYDGYGGSVKYTDKWAERCEGDGWSKWGDKWDEHFDTHGRGVKQGETWWQGKHGDQWNRTWGEEHNGSGWVHKYGKSSSGEHWDTHVEQETWYERFPHYGFYHCFDNSVQLREVKKPSEMSE, encoded by the exons atggcTTCTCTCTCACGCGCCACTCTACGCGCCTCCACTCCTCTCCCTCCCGACCACCATAAACGCGCGCTCATTGCCGCGCCAAAATCAGTTTACCAAAGGATTTTTAGGAGGAGCAGGACGAGCTTGACGGTTGTTAGAGCCGTTGATGGCGACAATTCGTACCTCGGTATGTGGAGGAAAGCGGTGGAGAGGGAAAAGAAGAAAGCCGAGTTTCAAAAGCTCACTCAAAATTTGGCTAAGACCGACGATGATAGCGGCGGCGGTAATGACGAGAAGGAAGAGGTTATAGAGAAGAAGAGCAAGGAGTTCCAGAAGATTCTGGAAACTCCGAAGGAAGAAAGGGATCAGATTCAGAGAATGCAAGTAATTGATCGTGCCGCGGCGGCGATTGCGGCGGCTCGCTCTCTTATCGGGAACAAGGATTCTTCGAGAAAGGATGATTCCAACAACAAAAATCGCAACTCAGTTAGAGTTCAAGAAGATG GAAAGCAGGGTGGGAGCATTTTTGTTACTCGACCTGAAAATTCAGGAAATGGGACACCTGGTCCAGATTTTTGGTCCTGGACACCTCCTTCAAGTAATGATCAAATTTCAGATGAAGTGGATGGGATGCAGGCTGCTAGACAAACTTCGGAGTATCCAATTTCTAGCAATCCAGTTCTAGAGAAAGAGCGGTCCGTTGGCTTTCTCTCTATTCCTTTTGAGAGTAAAGCTTACGAGACCACCCGCAATCTTCCACCGTTTCAGTCACTTCTAGACGTTGATAAAACAAAAGCATCTGAGGTTGATGTAGAAGAGATTTCTTTAAAAGAGGAACGTGACCTTGAAGTTGAATTTTCAGCGCATGCTGCAGAAGCAGCTGATGCCCTTCATAAGGCCAAAGAATTATCATCTCAAGGAGTCAATCAAGATGGAACAAGATGGTGGATTGAAACGGGAATCGAGCAAAGACCTGATGGTGTGATTTGCAGGTGGACAATGATCAGGGGTGTTAGTGCTGACCAAGCTGTTGAATGGCAAGAGAAGTACTGGGAGGCTTCTGATGAGTTCGACTACAAGGAATTAGGTTCTGAGAAGTCAGGACGTGATGTTTTCGGGAATGTTTGGAGTGAAAAGTGGAGAGAATCGATGTTGCAG GATAGTGGGCTTGTACATCTTGAAAAAACTGCTGATAAGTGGGGAAAGAATGCTAATGGTGAGGAGTGGCAAGAAAAATGGTGGGAACATTATGATGCATCCGGAAAATCTGAGAAATGGGCTGACAAGTGGTGCAGCATTGACCCAAACACGCCCCTCGAGGCTGGTCATGCTCATGTCTGGCATGAAAG GTGGGGTGAACAATACGATGGATATGGTGGCAGTGTGAAATACACCGACAAGTGGGCAGAGCGCTGCGAAGGTGATGGTTGGTCAAAATGGGGTGACAAGTGGGACGAACATTTTGACACCCATGGGCGTGGTGTAAAGCAAGGAGAAACATGGTGGCAAGGAAAGCATGGAGATCAATGGAATCGCACATGGGGTGAGGAACACAACGGCTCGGGATGGGTTCACAAATACGGAAAGAGTAGCAGTGGGGAGCATTGGGACACACACGTGGAACAAGAGACCTGGTACGAGAGATTCCCACACTATGGTTTTTATCACTGCTTTGACAATTCCGTGCAGCTACGAGAGGTTAAGAAGCCATCAGAGATGTCCGAATAA
- the LOC107929095 gene encoding uncharacterized protein has translation MKHLISILVLFLFFTTSSIALTPSSYNVRQGDQTLPAVIDPKLQRICDKTDNPVECLITTIPFLRKKVAINPVSILNIEVEAIDIKTKEALDKASKLLLSSSNSKPITNCFNICINNYKSILESKHRILDAISIGDDKQLRVELSSNVDKIYHCEDAFEEANVKSPITEVNSLLGKMITNSLTITIDMVHFHNKN, from the coding sequence ATGAAGCACTTAATCTCCATCCTCGTTTTGTTCTTATTCTTTACTACTTCATCAATAGCTTTAACTCCATCTTCATATAATGTTCGACAAGGCGATCAAACACTACCTGCTGTTATCGATCCTAAGCTTCAACGAATTTGTGATAAGACTGACAATCCAGTTGAATGCTTAATAACAACTATTCCATTCTTACGTAAAAAGGTTGCTATAAATCCCGTGTCTATTCTTAATATCGAGGTTGAAGCAATTGATATTAAGACTAAGGAAGCCTTGGACAAGGCCTCAAAGCTCTTATTATCTTCCTCAAACTCAAAACCCATCACTAATTGTTTTAACATTTGTATCAATAACTACAAGTCTATTCTTGAAAGTAAACATAGAATCCTTGATGCTATCTCGATTGGCGATGACAAACAACTGAGGGTGGAGCTAAGCTCCAATGTGGACAAAATATATCATTGTGAGGATGCATTTGAAGAAGCCAACGTTAAGTCACCAATAACAGAAGTGAATTCATTGCTCGGCAAGATGATTACAAACAGTTTAACCATTACTATTGACATGGTCCACTTtcacaacaaaaattaa
- the LOC107929056 gene encoding uncharacterized protein: MKHLIPIHVFFLFFMFTTSSIALARSSYDVRQGDQTLPVVINPKLQRICDQTDNPVECLITTIPFLHEKAAINPVSILKIKVEAVDIKIKEALDKASRLLLYSSNSKPVTFCFNVCINNYKSILESKHRILDAILLGDDKQLRVELSSNVDKIYHCEDAFEEANIKSLITEVNSLLGKMISNSLTITIDMVHF; the protein is encoded by the coding sequence ATGAAGCATTTGATCCCCATTCACGTTTTCTTCTTATTCTTTATGTTTACTACTTCATCAATAGCTTTAGCTCGATCTTCATATGATGTTCGACAAGGGGATCAAACATTACCTGTCGTTATTAATCCTAAGCTTCAACGAATTTGTGATCAAACTGACAACCCAGTTGAATGCTTAATAACAACTATTCCATTCTTACATGAAAAGGCTGCTATAAATCCTGTGTCTATTCTTAAAATTAAGGTAGAAGCAGTTGATATTAAGATTAAGGAAGCCTTGGACAAGGCCTCAAGGCTTTTATTATATTCCTCAAACTCAAAACCCGTCACATTTTGTTTTAACGTTTGTATCAATAATTACAAGTCTATTCTCGAAAGTAAACATAGAATCCTTGATGCTATCTTGCTTGGCGATGACAAACAACTGAGGGTGGAGCTAAGCTCTAATGTGGACAAAATATATCATTGTGAGGATGCATTTGAAGAAGCCAACATTAAGTCACTAATAACAGAAGTAAATTCATTGCTCGGGAAGATGATTTCAAATAGTTTAACCATTACTATTGACATGGTCCACTTTTAA
- the LOC107929057 gene encoding uncharacterized protein yields the protein MKHLILFLIFISFSRSTASSSISLAPSSLDAQFLSFPKPEEDQSFSMLPVDVDPRLQQLCERTEYPIKCLTTTISFLDDKAVVDPVSIVKEEVDVFYGKVKEALHKASKRLSNRSTSRFVTNRLKSCIDDYKTILKNKQKIIDAISMGDTNKLIKDLNSNVDNIYACEDEFKEANIKSPIIEMDSLLGRMIINSLSIGVDTTPF from the coding sequence ATGAAGCATTTAATCCTCTTCCTTATTTTCATCTCTTTCTCTAGATCTACTGCATCTTCATCGATATCTTTAGCTCCATCTTCGCTCGATGCTCAATTTTTAAGCTTTCCTAAACCCGAGGAGGACCAATCATTTTCTATGTTGCCTGTCGACGTGGATCCTAGGCTTCAACAACTCTGTGAAAGAACTGAGTACCCGATCAAATGCTTAACGACAACTATTTCATTCCTAGATGATAAGGCTGTTGTAGATCCTGTATCGATTGTTAAAGAGGAGGTTGATGTATTCTACGGCAAGGTTAAGGAAGCCTTGCACAAGGCTTCAAAACGATTATCAAATCGTTCCACCTCAAGATTTGTTACTAATCGCCTTAAAAGTTGCATTGATGACTACAAAACTATTCTCAAAAACAAACAGAAAATCATTGATGCTATCTCTATGGGTGATACCAACAAGTTGATCAAGGACCTAAACTCTAATGTGGACAATATATATGCATGCGAGGATGAATTTAAAGAAGCCAATATTAAATCCCCAATAATAGAAATGGATTCTTTGCTTGGCAGGATGATTATAAACAGTTTAAGCATTGGTGTTGACACAACACCTTTTTAA